The following are encoded together in the Xanthomonas sacchari genome:
- a CDS encoding amino acid adenylation domain-containing protein gives MERTALKNLSIAEKERLLKLAKAKLAPQPVGSAPIQPVERGGLLPVSWAQQRLWFLDQLDHAAGAAYHIPAALRLTGTLDRTALQESLDRIVARHENLRTTFVSVEGEPRQVIAAADVGFALTVHDLSGLEPAAQDAALAHVSLQEARAPFDLAQGPLIRGRLLVVSEREHVLLVTQHHIISDGWSIGVLAKEVGALYAAFSHGLADPLPPLPIQYADYASWQRGWLQGDVLQGQLDFWQRQLAGAPSLLELPTDRPRPAVQSYRGDRRMLRLSHRLSEQLRALSQRHGATLFMTLLAGWSILLSRLSRQTDLVIGTPVANRQRAEIEPLVGFFVNTLALRVDLSGAPTVAQLLARIKDTTLGAYAHQDLPFEQVVEAIQPVRSLSYSPLFQVLLALDNTPGVEPPPSLPQSKLTMAALETVQKTAHFDLALSLVDGADGLVGGAIYATDLFDGSTIERMLGHWVRVLEAMVADDCQAVTRLPLLAAAERGQVVYGFNATQRPSQPEALIHVLFEAHAARQPQAIAIDCDGLRLSYGELNRQANLIAYRLIALGVGPDCCVALCAQRGVALAAGMLGVLKAGGAYVPLDPALPAERLAYMLEDTRPAAVLSEATLLETVPVLGTASCPLLVFDHIMAVAGAGDVSNPIIDGLTSRHLAYVIYTSGSTGKPKGVMLEHRNVVHLTTDNPAVPISADDCVGHCSNPAFDAATWEVWGALLNGARLLVIPQPVLMDPQSLGNTLREGAATLLLLTVGLFNEYVNTFGLSFPGLRYLLVGGDVLEPRSAARALRGSSSPAHVLNCYGPTEGTTFATTYRVANVPDGAHIIPIGKPIANTQVYVLDAQGQPVPIGVIGELYIGGAGVARGYLNRPELTAERFLADPFASDRDARMYRTGDLGRWRPDGNIEYLGRNDFQVKVRGFRIELGEIEARLAACAGVREAVVLAREDVPGDKRLVAYVVPDAGNALAVASLRDALSQALPEYMVPSAFMMLESLPLTPNGKLDRAALPAPDQAAVASRAYEAPDGETEQGIAAIWQELLNLERVGRQDHFFELGGHSLLAVRLVTRVRATLGVELALREVFAHPVLAALAARVAAAGATTQEAIEPVERGEGTLPLSWAQQRLWFLDQLDHAAGAAYHIPAALRLSGMLDRTALQCSLDRVVARHESLRTTFASVEGEPRQVIAPADSGFQLIEHDLRHLQGAEQEAAVAELRLAEAGAPFDLAQGPLVRGRLLVLAEKEHVLLVTQHHIVSDGWSIGVLVGEVSALYAAFLTGAADPLPALPVQYADYAAWQRRWLQGTVLDEQRGFWKDQLRDAPALLELPTDHPRPAVQRYRGARVAVRVPQALSTQLQQLSQRHGTTLFMTLLASWSALLGRLSGQHQVVIGSPVANRQRAEIEPLIGFFANTLALRVDLDGDPSVAALLAQVRARLLGAYAHQDLPFEQVVEAVQPVRSLSHSPVFQAMLSLNNTPGEGALQLPGLRLAALETGTPSAQFDLSLALSETPDGLVGGLVYAADLFEPARMERLLGQWQTLLAAMVSDDTQAVSRLPLLSPEEREQVLHTFNATRMDVPQNTPIHVLFQAQASRQPQALALECGDQQLSYGALNARANQLAHRLIALGVQPDTRVAICLPRSVEMVVGILAILKAGGAYVPLDPAYPAERLAYMLADAEPVALLTQARLVDTVRALGGDERAVAIVAVDDDAALARQPAHDPVVAGLSARHLAYVIYTSGSTGRPKGVMLAHANAVNLVAWAQASFSAEQLATTLLSTSINFDLAVFELFVPLSSGRSVRLVADLVSAGQALDGTTLVNTVPSAMAAVLDGADLPASVTTVNLAGEPLKRALVERVFATSQAQVVANLYGPSETTTYSTWTTMTRETGFVGHIGKPIANTQVYVLDAQGQPVPIGVIGELYIGGAGVARGYLNRPELTAERFLADPFASDRDARMYRTGDLGRWRPDGNIEYLGRNDFQVKVRGFRIELGEIEARLAACASVREAVVLAREDVPGDKRLVAYVVPDAGNALAVASLRDALSQALPEYMVPSAFVMLESLPLTPNGKLDRTALPAPDQAAVASRAYEAPDGETEQGIAAIWQELLNLERVGRQDDFFELGGHSLLAIKLVHALRMRFDADLPIAAIFSASRLCDLAAMVETGRQTQTVMVPLQSAGEDRPLFCLHPVGGQVFFYRALARHLAPRIPVHGIQAPEANGAPHKFETITDMARAYAQAIRIAQPSGPYRLLGWSTGGVIAAAVAAQLIGEGNEIEYLGLVDARSYVDDACLDDDALLLKAALVELRGSGYSWKQGGRENAIPGSSEVAALLQMTFSDAGPLLSQWLTPDLDAAAFSHFKAQVPVTHGHLRLLAGYRPSPVPAPVQTFWAMRQDPAAPMDPPMRASEPWTSEGRSHHLETDHYGLMRDPHVQCIAEAIENALGHGSAPPDRTCLHMAASPRAAAPEGV, from the coding sequence ATGGAACGCACTGCGCTGAAGAATCTTTCCATTGCCGAAAAGGAACGCCTGCTCAAGCTGGCAAAGGCGAAGCTTGCGCCGCAGCCGGTTGGGAGCGCGCCGATCCAGCCGGTGGAACGAGGCGGCCTCTTGCCGGTGTCGTGGGCACAGCAGCGGCTATGGTTCCTTGATCAGCTCGACCACGCGGCTGGTGCGGCTTACCACATCCCGGCCGCGCTGCGATTGACCGGTACGCTGGATCGCACGGCGTTGCAGGAAAGCCTGGACCGCATCGTGGCGCGGCACGAAAACCTGCGGACCACCTTCGTCAGCGTGGAGGGCGAGCCGCGGCAGGTGATCGCCGCCGCGGACGTCGGCTTTGCACTGACGGTGCACGATCTGAGCGGCCTGGAGCCGGCCGCGCAGGACGCCGCGCTTGCGCACGTGAGCCTGCAGGAGGCCCGTGCGCCGTTCGATCTCGCGCAAGGGCCGCTGATCCGTGGCCGCTTGCTGGTAGTGTCCGAGCGCGAGCACGTGTTGCTGGTCACCCAGCACCACATCATCTCCGATGGCTGGTCGATCGGCGTGTTGGCAAAGGAAGTGGGCGCACTCTATGCCGCGTTCAGCCACGGCTTGGCAGATCCCCTGCCGCCGTTGCCGATCCAGTACGCCGACTACGCATCCTGGCAGCGCGGCTGGCTGCAGGGCGACGTGTTGCAGGGACAGCTCGACTTCTGGCAGAGGCAACTGGCTGGCGCCCCGTCATTGCTGGAGTTGCCCACTGACCGGCCGCGCCCTGCGGTGCAGAGCTATCGTGGCGATCGTCGGATGCTGCGCCTGTCGCACCGACTGAGCGAGCAGTTGCGCGCCTTGTCGCAGCGCCATGGCGCCACCTTGTTCATGACCTTGCTGGCAGGGTGGTCGATCCTGTTGTCGCGATTGAGCCGGCAGACCGACTTGGTGATCGGCACGCCAGTTGCCAATCGCCAGCGGGCAGAGATCGAGCCGCTGGTGGGGTTCTTCGTCAATACCCTCGCGCTGCGTGTGGACCTATCCGGTGCACCAACCGTCGCCCAGTTGTTGGCGCGGATCAAGGACACGACCCTTGGCGCCTATGCGCACCAGGACCTGCCGTTCGAGCAGGTGGTGGAAGCGATCCAGCCGGTTCGCAGTCTCAGCTACAGTCCGCTGTTCCAGGTGCTGCTGGCCTTGGACAACACGCCGGGCGTGGAGCCGCCGCCATCGTTGCCGCAGTCGAAACTAACCATGGCCGCGCTGGAAACGGTGCAGAAGACCGCGCACTTCGACCTTGCGCTCTCCCTGGTCGATGGCGCCGACGGGCTGGTGGGAGGGGCGATCTATGCCACAGACCTGTTTGATGGCAGCACGATCGAGCGGATGCTCGGGCATTGGGTGCGGGTGCTGGAGGCGATGGTGGCTGACGATTGTCAGGCGGTCACGCGGCTGCCGTTGCTGGCCGCCGCCGAGCGTGGGCAGGTCGTGTACGGCTTCAATGCGACGCAGCGACCGTCTCAACCCGAGGCCCTGATCCATGTCCTGTTCGAGGCACACGCGGCACGGCAACCGCAGGCGATCGCGATCGACTGCGACGGCCTGCGGCTCAGTTACGGCGAACTCAATCGCCAGGCCAACCTGATCGCGTATCGCCTGATTGCGCTGGGCGTGGGTCCGGACTGCTGCGTCGCGCTCTGCGCGCAGCGTGGGGTTGCGCTGGCCGCAGGCATGCTCGGCGTGCTGAAGGCTGGCGGCGCCTACGTTCCATTGGACCCCGCGCTCCCTGCGGAACGTCTGGCGTATATGTTGGAGGACACCCGGCCAGCCGCCGTGTTGAGCGAAGCCACGCTATTGGAGACCGTGCCGGTGCTGGGCACCGCGTCTTGCCCGTTGCTGGTCTTCGATCACATCATGGCTGTCGCCGGTGCCGGGGATGTCTCTAACCCCATCATCGATGGGCTGACGTCGCGTCACCTTGCTTACGTGATCTATACCTCCGGCTCCACAGGCAAGCCGAAGGGCGTGATGCTCGAACATCGCAACGTGGTGCATCTGACCACTGACAATCCGGCCGTGCCGATCTCTGCGGACGACTGTGTCGGCCATTGTTCCAACCCAGCGTTCGACGCAGCCACGTGGGAGGTGTGGGGAGCGCTGCTTAATGGTGCGCGCCTGCTGGTCATTCCCCAGCCGGTGCTCATGGACCCGCAGTCGCTCGGCAACACACTGCGCGAAGGAGCGGCAACCCTGCTGCTGCTTACGGTCGGGCTGTTCAACGAATACGTGAATACGTTCGGCCTGTCGTTTCCCGGGCTGCGCTATCTGCTGGTCGGAGGCGACGTGCTGGAGCCCCGCAGCGCTGCCCGGGCATTGCGCGGCTCCTCGTCTCCGGCACATGTGCTCAACTGCTATGGACCCACCGAGGGCACGACGTTCGCGACCACGTATCGTGTGGCGAATGTGCCCGACGGGGCACACATCATTCCCATCGGCAAGCCGATCGCCAACACACAGGTGTACGTGCTGGATGCGCAGGGTCAGCCGGTACCGATCGGGGTGATCGGCGAGCTGTACATCGGCGGTGCCGGTGTGGCCCGCGGCTACTTGAACCGCCCGGAGCTGACGGCCGAGCGGTTCCTGGCCGATCCGTTTGCGTCCGATCGCGATGCCCGCATGTACCGCACCGGCGATCTGGGGCGCTGGCGGCCGGACGGCAACATCGAGTATCTGGGGCGTAACGATTTCCAGGTGAAGGTGCGCGGGTTCCGCATCGAGCTGGGGGAGATCGAGGCGCGGCTGGCGGCGTGCGCGGGCGTACGCGAGGCAGTGGTGCTCGCACGCGAGGATGTGCCGGGCGACAAGCGGCTGGTGGCCTATGTGGTGCCCGACGCCGGCAATGCGTTGGCGGTGGCGTCGCTGCGCGATGCGCTATCGCAGGCCTTGCCCGAGTACATGGTGCCCAGCGCGTTCATGATGTTGGAGAGCTTGCCGCTGACGCCGAACGGCAAGCTGGATCGTGCGGCGCTGCCGGCCCCGGACCAGGCGGCCGTGGCCAGCCGCGCCTACGAGGCGCCAGACGGCGAGACGGAGCAGGGAATTGCCGCGATCTGGCAGGAACTGTTGAACCTGGAGCGGGTGGGGCGGCAGGACCACTTCTTCGAGCTGGGCGGGCACTCGTTGCTGGCGGTGCGCCTGGTGACCCGGGTGCGTGCGACGCTGGGGGTGGAACTGGCATTGCGCGAGGTCTTCGCCCATCCGGTGCTGGCCGCCTTGGCCGCACGCGTGGCCGCTGCCGGCGCCACGACGCAGGAGGCGATCGAGCCGGTGGAGCGGGGGGAGGGGACGTTGCCGCTGTCGTGGGCGCAGCAGCGGCTGTGGTTCCTGGATCAACTCGATCATGCTGCGGGCGCGGCCTATCACATCCCGGCCGCGCTGCGGCTGAGCGGTATGCTGGACCGCACCGCGCTGCAGTGCAGCCTGGACCGCGTGGTGGCGCGGCACGAGAGCCTGCGCACCACCTTCGCCAGCGTGGAGGGCGAACCGCGACAGGTGATCGCACCGGCAGATAGCGGCTTCCAGTTGATCGAGCACGACCTGCGCCATCTGCAGGGGGCCGAGCAGGAGGCGGCGGTCGCAGAACTGCGCCTGGCCGAGGCCGGCGCGCCGTTCGACCTGGCGCAGGGCCCGCTGGTGCGTGGCCGCTTGCTGGTTCTCGCCGAAAAGGAACACGTTCTGCTGGTGACCCAGCACCATATCGTCTCCGATGGCTGGTCGATCGGGGTACTGGTGGGTGAGGTCAGCGCGCTGTATGCCGCCTTCCTGACCGGCGCGGCCGATCCCTTGCCGGCACTGCCGGTGCAGTATGCGGACTATGCGGCCTGGCAGCGGCGCTGGTTGCAGGGGACTGTGCTGGACGAACAACGGGGGTTCTGGAAGGACCAGTTGCGTGATGCACCGGCACTGCTGGAGCTGCCGACCGACCACCCGCGGCCGGCGGTGCAACGCTACCGGGGCGCCCGCGTGGCGGTGCGGGTACCGCAGGCGCTCAGTACCCAACTGCAGCAGCTGTCGCAGCGCCACGGCACCACGCTGTTCATGACGCTGCTGGCCAGCTGGTCGGCGCTGCTGGGGCGGCTGAGCGGCCAGCACCAGGTGGTGATCGGCAGCCCGGTGGCGAACCGGCAACGCGCCGAGATCGAGCCGTTGATCGGCTTCTTCGCCAACACCCTGGCCCTGCGCGTGGACCTGGACGGCGACCCGAGTGTGGCGGCGCTGTTGGCGCAGGTGCGTGCCAGGCTGCTGGGCGCCTATGCGCACCAGGATCTGCCGTTCGAGCAGGTGGTCGAAGCGGTGCAGCCGGTGCGCAGCCTGAGTCACAGCCCGGTGTTCCAGGCGATGCTGAGCTTGAACAACACCCCCGGCGAGGGGGCGTTGCAGCTGCCCGGCCTGCGTCTGGCTGCATTGGAGACGGGCACGCCGAGCGCGCAGTTCGACCTGTCGCTGGCGCTGAGCGAGACGCCGGATGGGCTCGTCGGTGGGCTGGTGTATGCGGCCGACCTGTTCGAGCCGGCGCGCATGGAGCGGTTGCTGGGCCAGTGGCAGACGCTGCTGGCGGCGATGGTGAGTGACGACACGCAAGCCGTCTCGCGCCTGCCGTTGTTATCGCCGGAGGAACGCGAGCAGGTATTGCACACGTTCAACGCGACGCGGATGGATGTTCCGCAGAACACGCCGATCCATGTCTTGTTCCAGGCGCAGGCATCGCGGCAGCCGCAGGCGCTGGCCCTGGAGTGCGGGGACCAGCAGCTGAGCTACGGTGCATTGAACGCCCGTGCCAACCAGCTGGCGCACCGCCTGATCGCACTGGGCGTGCAACCGGATACGCGCGTGGCGATCTGCCTGCCGCGCAGCGTGGAGATGGTGGTGGGGATCCTGGCGATCCTCAAGGCCGGCGGTGCCTACGTGCCGCTGGATCCGGCGTATCCGGCCGAGCGGCTGGCCTACATGCTGGCCGATGCCGAGCCGGTGGCGCTGCTGACGCAGGCGCGGTTGGTCGACACGGTGCGTGCTCTCGGCGGCGACGAGAGGGCCGTGGCAATCGTGGCCGTGGACGACGATGCCGCACTGGCCCGCCAGCCGGCACACGATCCGGTCGTGGCTGGTCTGAGTGCGCGGCATCTGGCCTACGTGATCTACACCTCCGGCTCCACCGGACGGCCCAAGGGGGTGATGCTCGCGCATGCCAACGCCGTCAACCTGGTGGCCTGGGCGCAGGCCAGCTTCAGTGCCGAGCAGTTGGCCACGACGCTGTTGTCGACGTCGATCAATTTCGACTTGGCCGTGTTCGAGTTGTTCGTGCCGCTGAGCAGCGGCCGCAGCGTGCGGCTGGTTGCGGACCTGGTGTCGGCGGGGCAGGCCCTGGATGGGACGACGCTGGTCAACACGGTGCCTTCGGCGATGGCCGCGGTGCTGGACGGCGCGGACCTGCCGGCCTCGGTGACGACGGTGAACCTGGCCGGCGAGCCGCTGAAGCGAGCGCTGGTGGAGCGGGTGTTTGCGACAAGCCAGGCGCAGGTGGTGGCGAACCTGTACGGTCCTTCGGAGACAACGACCTACTCGACCTGGACGACGATGACGCGGGAGACCGGGTTCGTTGGCCATATCGGCAAGCCGATCGCCAATACGCAGGTGTACGTGCTGGATGCGCAGGGTCAGCCGGTACCGATCGGGGTGATCGGCGAGCTGTACATCGGCGGTGCCGGTGTGGCCCGCGGCTACTTGAACCGCCCGGAGCTGACGGCCGAGCGGTTCCTGGCCGATCCGTTTGCGTCCGATCGCGATGCCCGCATGTACCGCACCGGCGATCTGGGGCGCTGGCGGCCGGACGGCAACATCGAGTATCTGGGGCGTAACGATTTCCAGGTGAAGGTGCGCGGGTTCCGCATCGAGCTGGGGGAGATCGAGGCGCGGCTGGCGGCGTGCGCGAGCGTACGCGAGGCAGTGGTGCTCGCACGCGAGGATGTGCCGGGCGACAAGCGGCTGGTGGCCTATGTGGTGCCCGACGCCGGCAATGCGTTGGCGGTGGCGTCGCTGCGCGATGCGCTATCGCAGGCCTTGCCCGAGTACATGGTGCCCAGCGCGTTCGTGATGTTGGAGAGCTTGCCGCTGACGCCCAACGGCAAGCTGGATCGCACGGCGCTGCCGGCCCCGGACCAGGCGGCCGTGGCCAGCCGCGCCTACGAGGCGCCAGACGGCGAGACGGAGCAGGGAATTGCCGCGATCTGGCAGGAACTGTTGAACCTGGAGCGGGTCGGGCGGCAGGACGACTTCTTTGAGTTGGGAGGACATTCCCTGCTTGCGATCAAGCTAGTGCATGCGCTACGGATGCGCTTCGATGCGGACCTGCCGATCGCGGCGATATTCTCGGCTTCGCGCCTTTGCGACCTCGCCGCCATGGTCGAGACCGGCCGCCAAACGCAGACAGTGATGGTGCCGCTGCAAAGCGCAGGCGAGGACAGGCCACTATTCTGCCTCCATCCAGTCGGCGGACAGGTATTCTTCTATCGGGCGCTGGCGCGACACCTGGCGCCACGGATTCCAGTTCATGGCATCCAGGCACCTGAGGCGAACGGGGCGCCGCACAAATTTGAGACCATCACGGACATGGCCCGCGCATACGCACAGGCCATACGCATCGCGCAACCGTCGGGGCCTTACCGTCTGCTGGGGTGGTCGACGGGCGGCGTCATCGCGGCCGCGGTGGCAGCGCAGTTGATCGGGGAGGGCAATGAGATCGAGTACCTCGGCCTCGTCGACGCTCGCTCCTACGTCGACGATGCATGCCTGGATGACGATGCCCTGCTGCTCAAGGCCGCACTGGTGGAACTGCGTGGAAGCGGGTACTCCTGGAAGCAGGGCGGCCGGGAGAACGCGATACCGGGTTCCAGCGAAGTCGCCGCGCTGTTGCAGATGACGTTTTCCGACGCGGGGCCATTGCTGAGTCAATGGCTGACGCCGGACCTCGATGCCGCTGCCTTCTCCCATTTCAAGGCGCAAGTGCCTGTCACCCATGGACACCTGCGATTGCTCGCAGGCTACCGTCCCAGCCCCGTGCCGGCCCCTGTGCAGACATTCTGGGCGATGCGCCAGGACCCCGCCGCTCCGATGGATCCGCCAATGCGCGCTTCCGAGCCGTGGACCAGTGAGGGCAGGAGCCATCACCTCGAGACGGATCACTACGGTCTGATGAGAGACCCCCACGTGCAGTGCATCGCCGAGGCGATCGAGAACGCTCTGGGGCATGGCAGTGCACCGCCGGACCGAACGTGCCTCCACATGGCAGCCTCCCCACGGGCGGCCGCACCTGAGGGAGTTTGA